In Thiothrix unzii, the sequence CAGAATCCCACGCCTTACCTTACGAATTTAACCCTGATGTACGGCGAAACCAGCGTGCAACACGCCCGCGACTTGCTGTCGGGCGCGACCCGTTTTTGGGGAATCACCGCCCCAACGCTGGAGCTGTACGGCTTTGAAACGCACCAGCGATTGCTGACGGCGTATCGCAAAGTGCATCAAGGCTTGTAAACTCAGGCATAAAACATGCCTTTCACCACCCCGACTTGTTTAAGGAGCGTCCGCATGAAGAAAGTTATTTTATTATCAACCCTGTGCTTGCTGGCTGCTTGTGGCGAGAAAGCGCATGAAACCGCCCATAATAACAAAGCACATTGGAGTTACGACGGTGAAGCAGGCCCGCGTAACTGGGCAGCATTAACCCCGGAATTCTCGCCGTGTTCCGGTAAAAACCAATCCCCCATTAATTTAGCGGGGTTCACCGAAGCAGAATTGCCGCCGCTGGAATTCAAATACGGCAGCGGCCTCGGCAAAGACGTGGAAAATAACGGGCATACCATTCAAGTCAATTACGCCGATGGTAACGCGGTCAAATTAGACAGCGTATGGTTCAGCCTGAAACAATTCCATTTCCACGCCCCCAGCGAAAATCATATTAATGGCAAAGCCTTCCCGATGGAGGCGCACCTCGTCCACAAAGACAATACCGGGGATTTAACCGTGGTAGCGTTAATGTTTGAAGAAGGTGAAGCCAACCCTGAATTGGAAAAAGTCTGGGCAGAAATGCCCGCCAACGCCAACACCGTTGACCCGCTGGACAGCAAAGTGGATGTGACCGCCTTATTGCCGGAAAACCGCGACTACTACCGCTTCAACGGCTCGCTGACTACGCCACCGTGTACCGAAGGCGTGCGCTGGATCGTGATGAAAAATCCGGTAACAGCTTCTAAAGAGCAAATCGAAAAGTTTGCCCACATTATGCACCACCCGAACAACCGCCCGCTGCAAGCGACAAATGCGCGGCCTGTGTTGCAGTAACAGAACTGATTTAATCAGTTATTTCCCAAAACAAAACGGGTTGAAAACAGCCCGTTGCCACAGACGCTGACGTTCATGGGGGTCATGCCTGCCTTTAAGCACTATCTGCTAACTGCGGCTTAGAAGTCATTATCCAACTCCACTTTAGCAGTGCGGGCACGTTCGGGCAGCAAGCTGGCAAGATTTGCAACGGTAGTAGAAAGGCGTTGCAAGTCACGGGCATTGTCAGTCAGCAAAGGAATGCCAACAATCGTCGCTGCTTCAAAAACCGCACCAACAGCTACCTTCGCATCCCCTCTTTCGAGGGCACTGATAGTTTGGCGGCTAACGCCCAAACGTTCTGCGAGTTCGGCTTGCGGCATCTTTCTTTCCAAACGTGCAGCGCGAATCATATGACCAAAAACTTCCAGCGTAATCACCGTGCGAGCGGATAATGTCAACATACTTGAACGCCTTGGTTAACCTAAAAATGATTAAGGTTAATTATAATATGCTTTTCTGTAAGAAACACTTGAAAATCGAAGGGTGACAATGACGCGCTGATCGTCGTAGATGCCGGACGCAGTGGTGGACTTTGCACTGGTTTTCAGCGTACCGAAGGGAACGAAACCCAAGACTTTGATCTTCACTGCCAGTACTTACTTGGATAGTGGGGCAACAGACGTGGAAGTTCCACTCAATTAATTCAAGTGCACCGTCGATCAAGTAATGGCAGGCAAATCCAAAGTTGGCGCACAGCGTAGCAACGCAAAAACCTGAAAAAACGCTACACAAACACCGTTTATCGGCTCTATAATCGTGAGCAATCAATCGCCAGAACGGATAAAGCCTCATGTTGACAACGAGTTATCGGCAAAAGCAAAAGGCTGCATATCCAGATCGGCAGCTTCTGAATACTGGATCAGTAATGGCTGTATATTCCGATATTTTTGGATGCGGTATATCAAACTATTATCCTTCATCAAAGAAAGCTCACCCCATGAACTCAAAAGGAAGATTCACAGATGAACTCAAATAGTAAAGAAACAATAGGATTAGCTGGAGAATATGCTGTAGCTTTTGAACTATGCCGTCGAGGATTCTATGCACAACTTACTTTAGGAAATCATAAAAAGACAGATATTTTAGTTGAATCTACGGGACAATTATTTCGTGTATCTGTTAAAGCTAAAACGGGTAGACAATGGCCTAAAGTCACAGGCATCTCTGATACCGGCGATTTATTAGTTTTTGTTGATTTCCAAGATAAAGAGCTAAATGAACTACCTGATTTCTATGTACTTAATGTTCCAGCATGGAAAAAACTAGTACAAAGCATCGCAAAAAATAAAACTGACGGGGCTAAAATTGATAATGAAAACACCCTGTATTGGGAAGCATGGGAAAACAATCCAAAAGGTTGGAGAGGCTGCGCAATTAGCCCTTCTCAAGTTTTAAAATATAAAGACTGCTGGCCAACACAAGAACAACCTTAAGCCATATGTTATTTATACTCAGCAACCATCCACATACTGAGAATCAGTGATAAGTCTCTTTTATATAGAAAAGATTGGCAAATTATTCTTACTATTATCTTTAATAACCAGGAGAAAGAAGATTGAAAATAAAAACATCACATATTGAAGCAGCACTTTCCTTATTCGATGCAGGGAAAAGACCAGATGGATACAAACAACCAAAGCGGTGGTATGTTTCAAATAAAACTGGAAAGTGTTATCCTGCCAAGGCTATATGGTCATTAGCAACAGGAATAAAGCCAAGCAATTTCAACACTAGAGATGCTAGAATTGGACTTTCCGATCTTGATTATTCAGTAATAAATATTGACGATATAAAAACAGAATTGAATTTTTATGAAGAGGTAGACAAATCAAAAAATGATACTGTCGAGAACAGAAGAATCAGACTAAAAAATGCATCAAAAAAACCAGCCATACTCTTTTCTATTATTAAAGGATACAACAGAAATCCTGATGTTATAGCAGAGACTCTATATCAAGCAAACGGTACTTGTGGAAGATGTAAAAATGAAGCACCTTTTAAAAAAAAGAATGGAGAACCATACCTTGAAGTTCATCATATAATTCCATTAAGAGATGGTGGCGAAGATACAATCGAGAATACTATTGCTTTATGTCCTAATTGCCATCGAGAACTTCATTTTGGACAATGACATTATACCACACTCAATTTATTCATTGGCATCAGAACTCCTCATTAACACTTAAAAACCAATAGGTTAATAATTTTTATTTGTCGATAATATATTATTCAGGGGCAATTATTTAATAACCGAATAAGGATGATTTCATCATGCACTAACGCGGGAAAAACAGTGTTAAATTCAAACACCGGACATCTGAGTTTGTGTGCTCCGCTCGTGCGCGAAAAAGATCGCGAACAACACCAGATACATAGTTGCCTGCTGCCACTACAAGTAATACTGTAAACGTCTTACTTACGTATAGAGGACATGCGCCATGAGAGTAACCACCAAAGGACAAGTCACTATTCCTAGGAATATCAGGGAGAAGTTAGGCATTTCCTCTGAAACTGAAATCGACTTTAGGGAAGAAGACGGACGATTCTATATCATCAGGGTTGATGAACCGACAATCACAAGAAAATTTCACAAATTTAGGGGCATAGCAACGGCTAAAATATCAACAGATCAGATCATGGGTCTTACAAGGGAATGGCCTCCAATGATCATCACTGATCCCCATCAATAAACCAACCCAAAACATCCCCGCACTTCAATTTATGATACCGAAACATTTTAAGCATTTTGGTCGTCGCTATATGACAAACAACTTCACTCTTCGTCACATAAATAACCTTACCACCATCCTCCTCCGGCTTATCATACAAATTTATGTTTGCAGATAACGCCATCCTGTCGGAGCTTGATTCGCATCCACTGACAAAAATCGCAAGCGATATTAAAACCAGAAAAGCTGCTTTGCTATTTGCCAAATCTCAAAATCCCAATGCACGTTATCTGAAACAAAAACCCCTCACTGCGCCAACAACCGCGCTAACGCATACCCATCAGCCACCCCGGTGAAATGCTCACCCTTCACCGCCACGACTTCCGAAACGCCATGCAGCGCGAACACGTTGTTCATGTTTTGGCTGTAACGCGGAACCGCGACATCAAACTAATCCGGGCGCGGTTGGTTGTCGCGCACAATCGACACGTAACGCAACGGCGGGTGCGGTTGGTGATTGAGCCAGTACAAAAACCGACCGGGTTTTTCGCGGCGTAAATCACCATAGCAACGTAAAAATCTAAAAAAATGCTACACAAACACCGTTTATCGGCTCTATAATCGTGAGCAATCAATCGCCAGAACGGATAAAGTCTCATGTTGACAACGAGTTATCGGCAAAAGCAAAAGGCTGCATATCCAACTATTGGCTTTTAAAATTGAAGATGAATTTCACCAGATT encodes:
- a CDS encoding AbrB/MazE/SpoVT family DNA-binding domain-containing protein, with amino-acid sequence MRVTTKGQVTIPRNIREKLGISSETEIDFREEDGRFYIIRVDEPTITRKFHKFRGIATAKISTDQIMGLTREWPPMIITDPHQ
- a CDS encoding carbonic anhydrase, whose product is MKKVILLSTLCLLAACGEKAHETAHNNKAHWSYDGEAGPRNWAALTPEFSPCSGKNQSPINLAGFTEAELPPLEFKYGSGLGKDVENNGHTIQVNYADGNAVKLDSVWFSLKQFHFHAPSENHINGKAFPMEAHLVHKDNTGDLTVVALMFEEGEANPELEKVWAEMPANANTVDPLDSKVDVTALLPENRDYYRFNGSLTTPPCTEGVRWIVMKNPVTASKEQIEKFAHIMHHPNNRPLQATNARPVLQ
- a CDS encoding helix-turn-helix transcriptional regulator translates to MLTLSARTVITLEVFGHMIRAARLERKMPQAELAERLGVSRQTISALERGDAKVAVGAVFEAATIVGIPLLTDNARDLQRLSTTVANLASLLPERARTAKVELDNDF
- a CDS encoding HNH endonuclease, producing MKIKTSHIEAALSLFDAGKRPDGYKQPKRWYVSNKTGKCYPAKAIWSLATGIKPSNFNTRDARIGLSDLDYSVINIDDIKTELNFYEEVDKSKNDTVENRRIRLKNASKKPAILFSIIKGYNRNPDVIAETLYQANGTCGRCKNEAPFKKKNGEPYLEVHHIIPLRDGGEDTIENTIALCPNCHRELHFGQ